The Oryzias latipes chromosome 4, ASM223467v1 genome includes a window with the following:
- the npl gene encoding N-acetylneuraminate lyase, with protein sequence MKKSVELAKFQGINKDFGGAFRTQRTSGLEEVIKSTMAPTNDRKLTGLVAATFTPLTTKGEINLSVIGPYVEYLIEKQGVKSIFVNGTTGESPSLSVAERKALAEEWCGKARGRMDQVVVHVGAMSLRDSQDLARHAAQIGADGIAVIAPFFFKPKTADALRKFLQEVASAASALPFYYYQIPAITGINMPVMEVVEGIEQLIPSFRGVKFSGMDLMDLGQCVMHSQPQWSILYGVDEQLLAALAMGANGAVGSTFNYLGSHVNKLLSAFERGDLIQARAIQFQMQELLSFAMKLGFDVGVNKQLMMEVSGLHLGPPRLPLMPCPLERSEKILQKYRSIFP encoded by the exons atgaagaaaagtGTTGAACTGGCAAAATTTCAGggtataaataaagattttgggGGAGCTTTCAGGACGCAGAGGACTTCTGGTCTTGAAG AGGTCATTAAGTCAACCATGGCCCCTACAAACGACAGAAAGCTGACCGGACTTGTCGCTGCCACATTTACTCCGCTTACCACAAAAGG TGAAATCAACTTATCAGTGATTGGTCCATATGTCGAATACCTCATAGAAAAACAAGGTGTAAAGTCCATATTTG TGAACGGCACCACCGGAGAGAGCCCGTCTCTCTCTGTGGCAGAGAGGAAGGCTCTGGCGGAGGAATGGTGCGGGAAAGCCAGGGGCAG AATGGATCAGGTTGTCGTGCATGTTGGTGCCATGAGTCTGAGAGACTCACAGGATCTG GCGCGTCACGCTGCTCAGATTGGAGCTGACGGAATTGCCGTCattgcccccttttttttcaagcCCAAAACTGCAG ATGCCTTGAGGAAATTCCTGCAGGAAGTGGCTTCAGCCGCTTCAGCTctgccattctactattaccaGATCCCAGCGATCACCGGCATCAACA TGCCTGTGATGGAAGTGGTGGAAGGAATCGAGCAGCTCATTCCCTCCTTCAGGGGAGTAAAGTTCAGTGGGATGGACCTGATGGACCTGGGTCAGTGCGTCATGCACAGCCAGCCTCAGTGGTCGATCCTGTATGGCGTGGATGAG CAACTGTTGGCCGCTTTGGCcatgggagccaatggagcggtCGGCAG CACATTCAACTATTTAGGGAGTCACGTGAACAAGCTACTGTCAGCATTTGAGAGGGGGGACCTTATCCAAGCCAGGGCCATACAG TTCCAGATGCAGGAGCTGCTGAGCTTTGCTATGAAACTTG GCTTTGACGTTGGCGTGAACAAACAGCTGATGATGGAGGTGTCCGGCTTGCATCTTGGTCCCCCTCGCCTCCCGTTGATGCCGTGTCCTCTGGAGCGCTCGGAGAAGATTCTCCAGAAATATCGCAGTATTTTTCCTTAA
- the LOC101168279 gene encoding vesicle-trafficking protein SEC22b-B isoform X2, with protein MVLLTMIARLADGLPLAASMQEDEQLGRDLQQYQSQAKQLFRKLNEQSPSRCTLEAGSMAFHYCIEKGVCYLVLCEASFPKKLAFAYLEDLQAEFHEQHGKKVPTVSRPYSFIEFDTYIQKTKKSYIDSRARRNLGNINTELQDVQRIMVANIEEVLQRGEALSALDSKASNLSSLSKKYRSDAKYLNTRSTYAKLAAGGVFFIMLIVYVRFWWL; from the exons ATGGTGCTGCTCACGATGATCGCCAGGCTGGCGGACGGACTGCCGCTGGCCGCCTCCATGCAGGAGGACGAGCAG CTGGGTCGAGATCTTCAACAGTACCAGAGCCAAGCGAAGCAGCTCTTCAGGAAGCTCAACGAGCAGAGTCCGTCACGCTGCACTCTGGAGGCCGGTTCCATGGCCTTTCA CTACTGCATAGAGAAAGGAGTGTGTTACCTCGTCCTGTGTGAGGCTAGCTTCCCCAAGAAGCTGGCCTTTGCGTACCTGGAGGACCTGCAGGCGGAGTTTCATGAGCAGCATGGGAAGAAGGTCCCCACGGTGTCCCGTCCGTACTCCTTCATCGAGTTTG ACACCTACATTCAGAAAACGAAGAAGTCGTATATCGACAGCCGAGCACGAAGGAATCTGGGCAACATCAACACAGAGCTGCAGGACGTGCAGAGGATCATGGTGGCCAACATCGAGGAGGTCCTGCAGAGAGGAGAAGCTCTCTCTG CTTTAGACTCCAAGGCCAGCAACCTGTCCAGCCTGTCCAAGAAGTACAGGAGTGACGCCAAGTACCTGAACACCCGCTCCACCTATGCCAAGCTGGCTGCCGGGGGGGTCTTCTTCATCATGCTGATTGTTTATGTGCGCTTCTGGTGGCTCTGA
- the LOC101168279 gene encoding vesicle-trafficking protein SEC22b-B isoform X1 produces the protein MVLLTMIARLADGLPLAASMQEDEQGSEKLGRDLQQYQSQAKQLFRKLNEQSPSRCTLEAGSMAFHYCIEKGVCYLVLCEASFPKKLAFAYLEDLQAEFHEQHGKKVPTVSRPYSFIEFDTYIQKTKKSYIDSRARRNLGNINTELQDVQRIMVANIEEVLQRGEALSALDSKASNLSSLSKKYRSDAKYLNTRSTYAKLAAGGVFFIMLIVYVRFWWL, from the exons ATGGTGCTGCTCACGATGATCGCCAGGCTGGCGGACGGACTGCCGCTGGCCGCCTCCATGCAGGAGGACGAGCAG GGAAGTGAGAAG CTGGGTCGAGATCTTCAACAGTACCAGAGCCAAGCGAAGCAGCTCTTCAGGAAGCTCAACGAGCAGAGTCCGTCACGCTGCACTCTGGAGGCCGGTTCCATGGCCTTTCA CTACTGCATAGAGAAAGGAGTGTGTTACCTCGTCCTGTGTGAGGCTAGCTTCCCCAAGAAGCTGGCCTTTGCGTACCTGGAGGACCTGCAGGCGGAGTTTCATGAGCAGCATGGGAAGAAGGTCCCCACGGTGTCCCGTCCGTACTCCTTCATCGAGTTTG ACACCTACATTCAGAAAACGAAGAAGTCGTATATCGACAGCCGAGCACGAAGGAATCTGGGCAACATCAACACAGAGCTGCAGGACGTGCAGAGGATCATGGTGGCCAACATCGAGGAGGTCCTGCAGAGAGGAGAAGCTCTCTCTG CTTTAGACTCCAAGGCCAGCAACCTGTCCAGCCTGTCCAAGAAGTACAGGAGTGACGCCAAGTACCTGAACACCCGCTCCACCTATGCCAAGCTGGCTGCCGGGGGGGTCTTCTTCATCATGCTGATTGTTTATGTGCGCTTCTGGTGGCTCTGA